Proteins encoded together in one Neisseria lactamica window:
- a CDS encoding D-alanine--D-alanine ligase: MQDFGKVAVLMGGFSSEREISLDSGTAILNALKSKGIDAHAFDPKETPLSELKERGFQTAFNTLHGVYGEDGAVQGALELLGIPYTGSGVAASAIGMDKYRCKLIWQALGLPVPEFAVLHDDSDFDAVEEKLGLPMFVKPAAEGSSVGVVKVKEKGRLKSVYEELKHLQGEIIAERFIGGGEYSCPVLNGKGLPSIHIIPATEFYDYEAKYNRDDTVYQCPAEDLGEAEETLMRSLAVRGAQAIGAAGCVRVDFLKDTDGKLYLLEINTLPGMTSHSLVPKSAARTGVGFADLCIEILKTAYVG; encoded by the coding sequence ATGCAGGATTTTGGCAAAGTAGCCGTGTTAATGGGCGGCTTCTCCAGCGAACGAGAAATCTCGCTGGACAGCGGCACCGCCATTTTGAACGCCTTAAAAAGCAAAGGCATAGACGCACACGCCTTCGATCCTAAAGAAACGCCCTTATCCGAATTGAAGGAGCGGGGCTTTCAGACGGCATTCAACACCCTTCACGGCGTTTACGGCGAAGACGGTGCGGTTCAAGGCGCGTTGGAACTGTTGGGCATTCCTTACACCGGCAGCGGTGTCGCCGCCTCCGCCATCGGGATGGACAAATACCGCTGCAAACTGATTTGGCAAGCCTTGGGACTGCCCGTTCCCGAGTTCGCCGTCCTGCACGACGACTCCGATTTCGATGCCGTCGAAGAAAAATTAGGCCTGCCGATGTTTGTGAAACCGGCAGCCGAAGGCAGCAGCGTCGGCGTGGTGAAAGTCAAAGAAAAAGGCCGTCTGAAAAGCGTTTACGAAGAATTGAAACACCTCCAGGGCGAAATCATTGCCGAGCGGTTTATCGGCGGCGGCGAATATTCCTGCCCCGTGTTGAACGGCAAAGGTCTGCCGAGCATACACATCATCCCGGCGACCGAGTTCTACGATTACGAAGCCAAATACAACCGCGACGACACGGTTTATCAATGCCCGGCCGAAGACTTGGGCGAGGCTGAAGAAACCCTGATGCGCTCCCTGGCGGTACGGGGGGCGCAGGCAATCGGCGCGGCGGGCTGCGTGCGCGTCGATTTCCTCAAAGATACCGACGGCAAACTTTACCTTTTGGAAATCAACACCCTGCCCGGTATGACGAGCCACAGTTTAGTACCGAAATCCGCCGCCCGGACAGGCGTGGGTTTTGCCGATTTATGCATTGAAATTTTGAAGACCGCATATGTGGGATAA
- the murD gene encoding UDP-N-acetylmuramoyl-L-alanine--D-glutamate ligase: MTFQNKKILVAGLGGTGISMIAYLRKNGAEVAAYDAELKPERVSQIGKMFDGLVFYTGRLKDALSNGFDILALSPGISERQPDIEAFKQNGGRVLGDIELLADIVNRRGDKVIAITGSNGKTTVTSLVGYLCIKCGLDTVIAGNIGTPVLEAEWQREGKKADVWVLELSSFQLENTESLRPTAATVLNISEDHLDRYDDLLDYAHTKDKIFRGDGVQVLNADDVFCRAMKRAGREVKWFSLEHEADFWLERETGRLKQGDEDLIATQDIPLQGLHNAANVMAAVALCEAVGLPRNELLEHVKTFQGLPHRVEKIGEKNGVVFIDDSKGTNVGATVAAIAGLQNPLFVILGGMGKGQDFTPLRDALKDKAKGVFLIGVDAPQIRRDLDGCGLNMTDCATLEEAVQTAYARAEAGDIVLLSPACASFDMFKGYAHRSEVFIEAFKAL, from the coding sequence ATGACTTTCCAAAACAAAAAAATCCTCGTCGCCGGACTTGGCGGCACGGGTATTTCCATGATTGCCTACCTGCGCAAAAACGGCGCGGAGGTTGCCGCTTATGATGCGGAGCTGAAACCGGAGCGGGTGTCGCAAATCGGTAAGATGTTTGACGGGCTGGTGTTTTATACGGGCCGTCTGAAAGATGCGCTCTCCAACGGTTTCGATATTCTGGCGCTCAGCCCGGGCATCAGCGAGCGGCAGCCGGATATCGAGGCGTTCAAGCAAAACGGCGGGCGCGTGTTGGGCGACATCGAATTGCTGGCGGACATTGTGAACCGCCGCGGCGACAAGGTGATTGCGATTACCGGCAGCAACGGCAAAACCACGGTAACGAGCCTGGTCGGCTATCTCTGCATCAAGTGCGGGCTGGATACCGTTATCGCGGGCAATATCGGCACGCCGGTTTTGGAGGCGGAATGGCAGCGCGAAGGCAAAAAGGCGGATGTGTGGGTGTTGGAGCTTTCCAGCTTCCAACTGGAAAACACTGAAAGCCTGCGCCCGACTGCGGCGACGGTGCTGAACATTTCCGAAGACCATCTCGACCGTTACGACGACTTGCTCGACTACGCGCATACCAAGGACAAGATTTTCCGTGGCGACGGTGTGCAGGTTTTGAATGCGGACGACGTCTTCTGTCGCGCGATGAAACGGGCAGGGCGCGAGGTAAAATGGTTTTCGTTGGAACACGAAGCTGATTTCTGGTTGGAACGCGAGACAGGCCGCCTGAAACAAGGCGATGAAGATTTGATTGCCACACAAGACATTCCTCTGCAAGGCTTGCACAACGCCGCCAACGTGATGGCTGCCGTCGCCTTGTGCGAAGCCGTCGGTTTGCCGCGAAACGAGTTGCTCGAACACGTTAAAACCTTCCAAGGCCTGCCGCACCGCGTGGAAAAAATCGGCGAGAAAAACGGCGTGGTGTTTATCGACGACAGCAAAGGCACGAACGTCGGCGCGACTGTCGCCGCGATTGCCGGTTTGCAAAATCCGCTCTTCGTGATTTTGGGCGGCATGGGCAAAGGGCAGGACTTCACGCCTCTGCGCGACGCGTTGAAGGATAAGGCAAAAGGCGTGTTCTTAATTGGTGTCGATGCGCCGCAAATCCGACGCGATTTGGACGGCTGTGGTCTGAATATGACCGACTGCGCCACTTTGGAAGAAGCCGTTCAGACGGCATACGCCCGAGCCGAAGCGGGCGATATTGTGTTGCTCAGCCCGGCTTGCGCGAGTTTCGATATGTTTAAAGGCTACGCGCACCGTTCGGAAGTGTTTATCGAAGCGTTCAAGGCTTTGTGA
- a CDS encoding cell division protein FtsQ/DivIB, whose amino-acid sequence MWDNAEAMERLTRRLLAVMAVLLASSGLVWFYNSNHLPVKKVLLKGDLVYSDRKVLGNLARKYIHGNILRADIDGAQEAYRRYPWIASAKVRRLFPDTVEIVLTERKPVARWGGSTLVDGDGNVFKAHLDSPGLPVFRGAEGTSADILRHYGEFSAILAKQGLGIKEISYTARSAWIVVLDNNITVRLGRENDIRRLRLFAEAWQHLLRKNKNRLSYADMRYKDGFSVRYRTDGLPEEESGE is encoded by the coding sequence ATGTGGGATAATGCCGAAGCAATGGAACGGCTGACGCGCCGGCTGCTCGCCGTAATGGCGGTGCTGCTGGCCTCGTCGGGACTCGTTTGGTTTTACAATTCAAATCACCTTCCCGTCAAAAAGGTATTGCTGAAGGGCGATTTGGTTTATTCCGATCGGAAAGTACTGGGTAATCTGGCAAGGAAATATATTCACGGGAATATATTGCGGGCGGATATTGACGGGGCGCAGGAAGCCTACCGCCGATACCCGTGGATTGCGTCCGCGAAGGTGCGCCGCCTGTTCCCCGATACGGTTGAAATCGTCCTGACGGAACGCAAGCCGGTTGCGCGTTGGGGCGGCAGCACCTTGGTGGACGGCGATGGGAATGTCTTTAAGGCACATTTGGACAGCCCCGGCCTGCCGGTATTCAGGGGCGCGGAAGGAACGTCTGCCGACATACTCCGCCATTACGGCGAATTTTCGGCAATTTTGGCAAAACAGGGTTTGGGCATCAAAGAAATAAGCTACACGGCGCGTTCGGCGTGGATTGTCGTGTTGGACAACAACATCACGGTCAGGCTCGGGCGGGAAAACGATATACGGCGCCTCAGGCTTTTTGCCGAAGCCTGGCAGCATTTGTTGCGTAAAAATAAAAATCGGTTATCCTATGCGGATATGAGGTACAAAGACGGATTTTCGGTCCGCTACCGCACCGACGGTTTGCCTGAAGAAGAATCCGGAGAATAG
- the ftsZ gene encoding cell division protein FtsZ, with protein sequence MEFVYDVAESAVSPAVIKVIGLGGGGCNAINNMVANNVRGVEFISANTDAQSLAKNHAAKRIQLGTNLTRGLGAGANPDIGRAAAQEDREAIEEAIRGANMLFITTGMGGGTGTGSAPVVAEIAKSLGILTVAVVTRPFAYEGKRVHVAQAGLEQLKEHVDSLIIIPNDKLMTALGEDVTMREAFRAADNVLRDAVAGISEVVTCPSEIINLDFADVKTVMSNRGIAMMGSGYAQGIDRARMATDQAISSPLLDDVTLDGARGVLVNITTAPGCLKMSELSEVMKIVNQSAHPDLECKFGAAEDETMSEDAIRITIIATGLKEKGAVGPAVSAKDDERAAAPKQGQGNNVEGMIRTNRGIRTMNLTAADFDNQSVLDDFEIPAILRRQHNSDK encoded by the coding sequence ATGGAATTTGTTTACGACGTGGCAGAATCGGCAGTCAGCCCCGCAGTGATTAAAGTCATCGGATTGGGCGGCGGCGGCTGTAATGCAATCAACAATATGGTTGCCAACAATGTGCGCGGTGTGGAGTTTATCAGTGCCAATACGGATGCGCAGTCTTTGGCAAAAAACCATGCGGCGAAGAGAATCCAGTTGGGTACGAATCTGACACGCGGTTTGGGTGCGGGCGCGAATCCCGATATCGGCCGCGCGGCCGCCCAAGAGGATAGGGAAGCCATTGAAGAAGCCATTCGCGGTGCAAATATGCTCTTTATTACGACCGGGATGGGCGGCGGTACCGGTACCGGTTCGGCTCCGGTTGTTGCCGAAATCGCCAAGTCGCTGGGCATCCTGACGGTTGCCGTGGTTACCCGGCCGTTCGCATATGAAGGCAAACGCGTCCATGTCGCGCAGGCAGGTTTGGAACAATTGAAAGAACACGTCGATTCGCTGATTATTATCCCAAACGACAAATTGATGACGGCTTTAGGCGAAGACGTAACCATGCGCGAAGCCTTCCGCGCCGCCGACAATGTATTGCGCGATGCCGTTGCCGGCATTTCCGAAGTGGTTACTTGTCCGAGCGAAATCATCAACCTTGATTTTGCAGATGTGAAAACCGTGATGAGTAATCGCGGTATCGCTATGATGGGTTCGGGCTATGCCCAAGGTATCGACCGTGCCCGTATGGCGACCGACCAGGCCATTTCCAGCCCTCTGTTGGATGACGTAACCTTGGATGGTGCGCGCGGTGTGCTCGTCAATATTACAACCGCACCCGGTTGTCTGAAAATGTCCGAGCTGTCCGAGGTGATGAAAATCGTCAACCAAAGCGCGCATCCTGATTTGGAATGCAAATTCGGTGCGGCAGAAGACGAAACTATGAGCGAAGATGCGATCCGGATTACCATTATCGCAACCGGTTTGAAAGAAAAAGGCGCGGTCGGACCGGCGGTTTCCGCAAAGGACGACGAACGGGCGGCCGCACCGAAACAAGGGCAGGGTAATAATGTTGAAGGCATGATTCGTACCAATAGGGGCATCCGTACGATGAACCTTACCGCTGCGGATTTCGACAATCAGTCCGTCCTTGACGATTTTGAAATCCCGGCGATTTTGCGCCGTCAGCACAATTCAGACAAATAA
- a CDS encoding FtsW/RodA/SpoVE family cell cycle protein, translating into MVFLKISDILVKAGSSIHTVLLDRQVVRDGRKFDTPLLWMLVLMTAFGLLMIYSASVDSAVREGGSQFGYAGKQAGFVAAFAAIFALIYGFCSFFNKKKFLNMKTLRRLVPWIFAGSFMSLVVVLVVGNEVNGAKRWIPLFGFNAQPTELFKPAVILYLASLFTRREEVLRSMEHLGWRSIWRGIANLAMSFTNPQARRETKEMYNRFRSIILPIVLVALGLTLVMFQPDFGSFVVITVITVGLLFLAGLPWKYFFILVGSVLTGMALMIAAAPYRMQRVLTFLDPWQDKQNTGYQLTQSLMAIGRGDWFGMGLGASLSKRGFLPEAHTDFIFAIIAEEFGFFGMCVLVFCYGWLVVRAFSIGKQARDLGLGFSAYIAFGIGIWIGIQSFFNIGVNIGALPTKGLTLPLISYGGSAVLSTLFSMVLLLRIDYENRQKMRGYQVE; encoded by the coding sequence GTGGTTTTTTTGAAGATTTCGGACATATTGGTAAAGGCGGGGAGCAGTATCCATACCGTGCTGCTCGACAGGCAGGTCGTGCGCGACGGCAGGAAATTCGACACGCCGCTTTTGTGGATGCTGGTGCTGATGACGGCATTCGGCCTGTTGATGATTTATTCGGCTTCGGTGGATTCGGCGGTGCGCGAAGGCGGCAGCCAATTCGGTTATGCCGGCAAACAGGCGGGATTTGTCGCTGCCTTCGCCGCCATCTTCGCCCTCATCTACGGTTTCTGTAGTTTTTTTAATAAAAAAAAGTTTCTTAATATGAAAACGTTGCGGCGGCTTGTGCCGTGGATATTCGCCGGTTCGTTTATGTCCCTGGTCGTCGTGCTGGTTGTCGGCAATGAAGTCAATGGTGCGAAACGTTGGATTCCCTTGTTTGGATTCAATGCCCAGCCGACCGAGTTGTTCAAGCCGGCGGTCATTCTTTATCTGGCCAGCCTGTTTACCCGCCGCGAAGAAGTGTTACGCAGTATGGAACACCTCGGCTGGCGGTCGATTTGGCGGGGGATTGCCAATCTGGCGATGTCCTTCACCAATCCTCAGGCGCGCCGCGAAACCAAAGAAATGTATAACCGCTTCCGGTCGATTATCCTGCCTATCGTGCTGGTGGCGCTCGGCTTGACGCTGGTGATGTTCCAGCCGGATTTCGGTTCGTTTGTCGTGATTACCGTCATTACTGTCGGATTGCTGTTCCTTGCGGGTTTGCCGTGGAAATATTTTTTCATTCTGGTGGGCAGTGTTTTGACCGGGATGGCGCTGATGATTGCCGCCGCCCCTTACCGTATGCAAAGGGTGCTGACCTTTCTCGATCCCTGGCAGGACAAACAGAACACAGGCTACCAGCTTACCCAGTCGCTGATGGCGATCGGGCGGGGCGACTGGTTCGGTATGGGTTTGGGGGCGAGTTTGAGCAAACGCGGGTTTCTGCCGGAAGCGCATACCGATTTTATTTTCGCCATTATTGCCGAAGAATTCGGTTTCTTCGGTATGTGCGTGCTGGTGTTCTGTTACGGCTGGCTGGTCGTACGCGCGTTTTCCATCGGCAAACAGGCGCGTGATTTGGGGCTGGGCTTCAGTGCCTATATCGCTTTCGGCATCGGCATTTGGATCGGTATCCAAAGTTTCTTCAACATCGGCGTGAATATCGGCGCGTTGCCGACCAAAGGCCTGACGCTGCCGCTGATTTCTTACGGCGGTTCGGCAGTGTTGTCAACGCTTTTCAGTATGGTGCTGCTGTTGCGTATCGATTATGAAAACCGCCAAAAAATGCGCGGTTACCAAGTGGAGTAA
- a CDS encoding NCS2 family permease, which yields MDTSKQTLLDGIFKLKASGTTVRTELMAGLTTFLTMCYIVIVNPLILGETGMDMGAVFVATCIASAIGCFVMGFVGNYPIALAPGMGLNAYFTFAVVKGMGVPWQVALGAVFISGLIFILFSFFKVREMLVNALPMGLKMSIAAGIGLFLALISLKGAGIIVANPATLVGLGDIHQPSALLALFGFAMVVVLGHFRVQGAIIITILTITVIAGLMGLNEFHGIIGEVPSIAPTFMQMDFKGLFTVSMVSVIFVFFLVDLFDSTGTLVGVSHRAGLLVDGKLPRLKRALLADSTAIVAGAALGTSSTTPYVESAAGVSAGGRTGLTAVTVGVLMLACLMFSPLAKSVPAFATAPALLYVGTQMLRSARDIDWDDMTEAAPAFLTIVFMPFTYSIADGIAFGFISYAVVKLLCRRTGDVPPMVWVVAVLWALKFWYLG from the coding sequence ATGGACACTTCAAAACAAACACTGTTGGACGGGATTTTTAAGCTGAAGGCAAGCGGTACGACGGTGCGTACGGAGTTGATGGCGGGTTTGACGACCTTTTTGACGATGTGCTACATCGTTATCGTCAACCCCCTGATTTTGGGCGAGACCGGAATGGATATGGGGGCGGTATTCGTCGCCACCTGTATCGCATCCGCCATCGGCTGCTTTGTTATGGGTTTTGTCGGCAACTATCCGATTGCGCTTGCACCGGGTATGGGTTTGAACGCGTATTTTACCTTTGCGGTCGTTAAAGGTATGGGTGTGCCTTGGCAGGTGGCTTTGGGTGCGGTCTTTATTTCAGGTTTGATTTTCATCCTGTTTAGCTTTTTCAAAGTCAGGGAAATGCTGGTCAACGCACTGCCTATGGGTTTGAAAATGTCGATTGCCGCCGGTATCGGTTTGTTTTTGGCACTGATTTCTCTGAAAGGCGCGGGTATTATCGTTGCCAATCCGGCAACCTTGGTCGGCTTGGGCGATATTCATCAGCCGTCCGCGTTGTTGGCGTTGTTCGGTTTTGCCATGGTGGTCGTATTGGGGCATTTCCGCGTTCAAGGCGCAATCATCATCACCATTTTGACGATTACCGTCATTGCCGGCCTGATGGGTTTGAACGAGTTTCACGGCATCATCGGCGAAGTGCCGAGCATTGCGCCGACTTTTATGCAGATGGATTTTAAAGGTCTGTTTACCGTCAGCATGGTCAGTGTGATTTTCGTCTTTTTCCTGGTCGATCTGTTTGACAGTACCGGAACGCTGGTCGGTGTATCGCATCGTGCAGGGCTTTTGGTGGACGGCAAGCTGCCCCGCCTGAAGCGCGCACTGCTGGCCGATTCGACCGCTATTGTGGCGGGTGCGGCTTTGGGTACTTCTTCGACAACGCCTTATGTGGAAAGCGCGGCGGGCGTATCGGCAGGAGGCCGGACAGGACTGACGGCGGTTACCGTCGGCGTATTGATGCTCGCCTGCCTGATGTTTTCGCCGTTGGCGAAAAGTGTTCCGGCATTTGCCACCGCGCCCGCCCTGCTTTATGTCGGCACGCAGATGCTCCGCAGCGCCCGGGATATTGATTGGGACGATATGACCGAAGCCGCGCCTGCGTTCCTGACCATTGTTTTCATGCCGTTTACTTATTCGATTGCAGACGGCATCGCCTTCGGCTTCATCAGTTATGCCGTAGTCAAACTTTTGTGCCGCCGGACCGGGGATGTTCCGCCTATGGTATGGGTTGTTGCCGTATTGTGGGCATTGAAATTCTGGTATTTGGGCTGA
- the ftsA gene encoding cell division protein FtsA, translating to MEQQKRYISVLDIGTSTVLALIGEVQDDNEIHIVGLGQSPSRGLRAGMVTNIDATVQAIRQAVDDAERMADTKITGVTTGIAGNHIRSLNSQGVVKIKDGEVTQADIDRAIETAKAINIPPDHKILHAVVQDYIIDTQAGVKEPIGMSGVRLDTRVHIVTGAGTAVQNIRKCIERCGLKVEEVMPQPLASGQAVLTEDEKELGVCVIDIGGGTTDIAVYTNGAIRHTSVIPVGGNSITKDLSQSLRTPYDSAEYIKTHYGIAFQDKEGANEMIEVPCVGDQKSRQVSSEVLALIIGARIEEILGVVSGELEKSGFPKEVLTAGIVLTGGTAMMTGIAELAEKVFGLPVRIGSPQEVGGLSDRVRIPRYATAVGLLHEARKSKGDLLQPQAGTVRESKESGGLWSRLKRWIENNL from the coding sequence ATGGAACAACAGAAAAGATACATCAGCGTATTGGATATCGGCACATCCACAGTTTTGGCACTGATCGGCGAAGTCCAAGATGACAATGAAATTCACATTGTCGGCTTGGGGCAGTCGCCTTCCCGAGGTTTGCGCGCAGGTATGGTGACCAATATCGATGCCACCGTCCAGGCCATCAGACAGGCAGTCGATGATGCGGAGCGGATGGCGGATACGAAAATTACCGGCGTTACCACAGGCATTGCGGGAAACCACATCCGCAGCCTCAATTCGCAAGGCGTAGTCAAAATCAAAGACGGGGAGGTTACGCAGGCAGACATCGACCGCGCCATTGAAACGGCAAAGGCAATCAATATCCCGCCCGATCACAAGATTTTGCACGCCGTCGTCCAAGATTACATTATTGATACCCAGGCAGGCGTGAAAGAACCCATCGGTATGAGCGGCGTACGATTGGATACCAGGGTGCACATTGTTACCGGAGCGGGTACGGCGGTGCAGAATATCCGCAAGTGTATCGAACGGTGCGGCCTGAAGGTGGAAGAAGTGATGCCGCAACCGTTGGCAAGCGGCCAGGCAGTGTTGACCGAAGACGAAAAAGAACTCGGCGTGTGCGTCATCGACATCGGCGGCGGCACGACCGACATCGCCGTTTATACCAACGGGGCCATCCGCCATACTTCCGTCATCCCGGTCGGCGGCAATTCGATTACCAAAGATTTGTCCCAATCGTTAAGAACGCCGTACGATTCCGCAGAGTACATCAAAACCCATTACGGCATCGCATTTCAGGACAAGGAGGGGGCGAACGAGATGATTGAAGTCCCGTGTGTGGGAGACCAAAAATCGCGCCAAGTTTCCAGTGAGGTTCTCGCACTCATCATCGGCGCGCGCATCGAAGAAATTTTAGGGGTGGTGTCGGGCGAATTGGAAAAATCAGGCTTTCCAAAAGAAGTGCTGACCGCAGGCATCGTCCTGACCGGCGGCACGGCGATGATGACCGGCATTGCAGAACTTGCTGAAAAAGTGTTCGGCCTGCCCGTGCGTATCGGCTCGCCCCAGGAGGTCGGCGGGCTTTCGGATCGTGTCCGCATACCGCGTTATGCTACCGCCGTCGGGCTGCTGCACGAAGCGCGCAAATCGAAAGGAGATTTATTGCAGCCGCAGGCCGGTACGGTACGGGAAAGTAAAGAAAGCGGAGGTTTGTGGTCGAGGTTGAAGAGGTGGATTGAAAACAACCTCTAA
- the murC gene encoding UDP-N-acetylmuramate--L-alanine ligase, whose amino-acid sequence MMKNRVSNIHFVGIGGAGMSGIAEVLHNLGFKVSGSDQARNAATEHLGSLGIQVYPGHTAEHVNGADVVVTSTAVKKDNPEVVAALEQQIPVIPRALMLAELMRFRDGIAIAGTHGKTTTTSLTASILGAAGLDPTFVIGGKLNAAGTNARLGKGEYIVAEADESDASFLHLTPIMSVVTNIDEDHMDTYGHSVEKLHQAFVDFIHRMPFYGKAFLCVDSEHVRAILPKVSKPYATYGLDDAADIYATDIENVGAQMKFTVHVQMKGHEQESFEVVLNMPGRHNVLNALAAIGVALEVGASVEAIQKGLLGFEGVGRRFQKYGDIKLPNGGTALLVDDYGHHPVEMAATLAAARGAYPEKRLVLAFQPHRYTRTRDLFEDFTKVLNTVDALVLTEVYAAGEEPVAAADSRALARAIRVLGKLEPIYCENVADLPEMLLNVLQDGDIVLNMGAGSINRVPAALLELSEKA is encoded by the coding sequence ATGATGAAAAATCGAGTCAGCAACATCCATTTTGTCGGTATCGGCGGAGCCGGTATGAGCGGTATCGCCGAAGTCTTGCACAATTTGGGCTTTAAAGTTTCCGGTTCGGATCAGGCGCGAAATGCCGCTACCGAGCATTTGGGCAGCCTAGGCATCCAAGTTTATCCCGGTCATACCGCCGAACACGTCAACGGCGCGGATGTTGTCGTTACCTCTACCGCCGTCAAAAAAGACAATCCCGAAGTCGTTGCCGCGCTGGAGCAGCAAATCCCCGTCATTCCGCGCGCCCTGATGCTGGCGGAGCTGATGCGCTTCCGTGACGGCATCGCCATCGCCGGTACGCACGGCAAAACCACGACCACCAGCCTGACCGCCTCCATCCTCGGTGCGGCAGGACTCGACCCCACTTTCGTTATCGGCGGCAAACTCAATGCCGCAGGTACTAACGCCCGCTTGGGCAAAGGCGAATACATCGTCGCCGAAGCCGACGAATCCGATGCATCCTTCCTGCATCTGACCCCGATTATGTCCGTCGTCACCAATATCGACGAAGACCATATGGATACCTACGGACACAGTGTCGAAAAACTGCATCAGGCGTTTGTCGATTTTATCCACCGTATGCCGTTTTACGGCAAAGCCTTTTTGTGTGTCGACAGCGAACACGTCCGCGCGATTCTGCCCAAAGTGAGCAAACCCTACGCCACCTACGGTTTGGACGATGCCGCCGACATCTACGCCACCGACATCGAAAACGTCGGCGCGCAAATGAAGTTTACCGTTCATGTTCAAATGAAAGGACATGAGCAGGAGTCGTTTGAAGTCGTGCTGAATATGCCCGGCAGACACAACGTGCTGAACGCATTGGCAGCCATCGGCGTGGCGCTGGAAGTCGGCGCATCGGTTGAAGCGATCCAAAAAGGCTTGCTCGGCTTTGAAGGTGTCGGCCGCCGCTTCCAAAAATATGGCGACATCAAGTTGCCAAACGGCGGAACCGCTTTGCTGGTGGACGACTACGGACACCACCCTGTCGAAATGGCGGCAACCCTCGCCGCCGCACGCGGCGCGTATCCGGAAAAACGTTTGGTACTCGCCTTCCAGCCGCACCGCTATACCCGCACGCGCGATTTGTTTGAAGACTTTACCAAAGTACTCAATACCGTTGATGCGCTGGTGCTGACCGAAGTTTATGCCGCCGGTGAAGAACCGGTTGCCGCCGCCGATTCCCGCGCCCTTGCCCGCGCCATCCGCGTGTTGGGCAAACTCGAGCCGATTTACTGCGAAAACGTCGCCGACCTGCCCGAAATGCTATTAAACGTTTTACAGGATGGCGACATCGTGTTGAATATGGGGGCGGGCAGTATCAACCGCGTGCCTGCCGCGCTGCTGGAGCTGTCGGAGAAAGCCTGA
- the murG gene encoding undecaprenyldiphospho-muramoylpentapeptide beta-N-acetylglucosaminyltransferase, producing the protein MGGKTFMLMAGGTGGHIFPALAVADSLRARGHHVIWLGSKDSMEERIVPQYGIRLETLAIKGVRGNGIKRKLMLPFTLYKTVREAQRIIRKHRVECVIGFGGFVTFPGGLAAKLLGVPIVIHEQNAVAGLSNRHLSRWAKRVLYAFPKAFSHEGGLVGNPVRADIAKLPAPAERFEGREGHLKILVVGGSLGADVLNKTVPQALALLPEDARPQMYHQSGRGKLGGLQADYDALGVKSECVEFITDMVSAYRDADLVICRAGALTIAELTAAGLGALLVPYPYAVDDHQTANARFMVQAEAGLLLPQSQLTAEKLAEILGSLNREKCLRWAENARKLALPHSADDVAEAAVACAL; encoded by the coding sequence ATGGGCGGTAAAACCTTTATGCTGATGGCGGGCGGAACGGGCGGTCATATTTTCCCTGCGCTGGCGGTGGCAGATTCGTTGCGCGCGCGCGGCCATCATGTAATTTGGCTGGGCAGCAAGGATTCGATGGAAGAGCGTATCGTGCCGCAATACGGCATACGCTTGGAAACGCTGGCGATTAAAGGCGTGCGCGGCAACGGCATCAAACGCAAGCTGATGCTGCCGTTTACTCTGTACAAAACCGTCCGCGAGGCGCAGCGGATTATCCGCAAACACCGCGTCGAGTGCGTTATCGGGTTCGGCGGCTTCGTTACCTTCCCCGGCGGTTTGGCGGCGAAACTCTTGGGCGTGCCGATTGTGATTCACGAGCAAAATGCCGTAGCCGGTTTGTCCAACCGCCACCTGTCGCGCTGGGCGAAGCGGGTGTTGTACGCTTTCCCTAAAGCGTTCAGCCATGAAGGCGGTTTGGTCGGCAACCCCGTCCGCGCCGATATTGCCAAGCTGCCCGCGCCTGCCGAACGCTTTGAAGGGCGTGAAGGCCATCTGAAAATTTTGGTGGTCGGCGGCAGTTTGGGCGCAGACGTTTTGAACAAAACCGTACCGCAGGCATTGGCTTTGCTGCCCGAAGATGCGCGTCCGCAGATGTATCACCAATCGGGCCGGGGCAAGCTGGGCGGACTGCAGGCGGATTACGACGCGCTGGGCGTGAAATCCGAATGCGTGGAATTTATTACCGACATGGTGTCCGCCTACCGCGATGCCGACTTGGTCATCTGCCGTGCCGGCGCGCTGACGATTGCCGAATTGACGGCGGCGGGGCTGGGCGCGCTGTTGGTGCCGTATCCTTACGCCGTCGACGACCATCAAACCGCCAACGCGCGTTTTATGGTGCAGGCGGAGGCGGGATTGCTGTTGCCGCAAAGTCAGTTGACGGCGGAAAAACTCGCCGAAATCCTCGGCAGCCTGAACCGAGAAAAGTGCCTCAGATGGGCGGAAAACGCCCGCAAGCTGGCACTGCCGCACAGCGCGGACGATGTGGCGGAAGCCGCCGTCGCGTGTGCGCTCTGA